One genomic window of Pecten maximus chromosome 3, xPecMax1.1, whole genome shotgun sequence includes the following:
- the LOC117324182 gene encoding ras-related protein Rab-1A isoform X2: MSTMNPEYDYLFKLLLIGDSGVGKSCLLLRFADDTYTESYISTIGVDFKIRTIELDGKTIKLQIWDTAGQERFRTITSSYYRGAHGIIVVYDVTDQESFNNVKQWLHEIDRYASENVNKLLVGNKSDLEMKKVVDYTTAKEYADQLGIPFLETSAKNATNVEQAFMTMAAEIKNRMGPVTAAADNKTNVKINPSTPVKPSGGGCC, encoded by the exons ATGTCCACAATGAATCCCGAGTA TGACTACTTGTTTAAACTTCTGCTGATTGGAGACTCAGGTGTTGGAAAGTCCTGTCTACTTTTAAGATTTGCT GATGACACCTACACAGAGAGTTACATCAGTACAATTGGTGTTGACTTC AAAATACGAACAATAGAACTAGATGGAAAAACAATCAAGTTACAAatt TGGGACACAGCCGGTCAAGAAAGATTCCGAACAATTACATCCAGCTACTACCGAGGTGCCCATGGTATTATAGTAGTGTACGATGTAACGGACCAG GAATCTTTTAACAATGTGAAGCAGTGGCTACATGAAATAGACAGATATGCTagtgaaaatgtaaacaaattattgGTAGGAAACAAATCTGACTTGGAAATGAAGAAAGTGGTTGATTACACTACAGCAAAG GAATATGCAGACCAGTTAGGAATTCCCTTCTTAGAAACCAGTGCTAAAAACGCTACAAACGTTGAACAGGCTTTCATGACGATGGCAGCAGAGATAAAGAACAGGATGGGCCCAGTGACAGCTGCCGCGGACAACAAAACCAATGTGAAAATAAACCCGAGCACACCAGTGAAGCCCTCTGGTGGCGGCTGCTGTTAA
- the LOC117324182 gene encoding ras-related protein Rab-1A isoform X1 → MGIYPSSEYSYSQHLDYLFKLLLIGDSGVGKSCLLLRFADDTYTESYISTIGVDFKIRTIELDGKTIKLQIWDTAGQERFRTITSSYYRGAHGIIVVYDVTDQESFNNVKQWLHEIDRYASENVNKLLVGNKSDLEMKKVVDYTTAKEYADQLGIPFLETSAKNATNVEQAFMTMAAEIKNRMGPVTAAADNKTNVKINPSTPVKPSGGGCC, encoded by the exons ATGGGAATTTATCCATCTTCAGAGTATTCCTATTCACAGCACCT TGACTACTTGTTTAAACTTCTGCTGATTGGAGACTCAGGTGTTGGAAAGTCCTGTCTACTTTTAAGATTTGCT GATGACACCTACACAGAGAGTTACATCAGTACAATTGGTGTTGACTTC AAAATACGAACAATAGAACTAGATGGAAAAACAATCAAGTTACAAatt TGGGACACAGCCGGTCAAGAAAGATTCCGAACAATTACATCCAGCTACTACCGAGGTGCCCATGGTATTATAGTAGTGTACGATGTAACGGACCAG GAATCTTTTAACAATGTGAAGCAGTGGCTACATGAAATAGACAGATATGCTagtgaaaatgtaaacaaattattgGTAGGAAACAAATCTGACTTGGAAATGAAGAAAGTGGTTGATTACACTACAGCAAAG GAATATGCAGACCAGTTAGGAATTCCCTTCTTAGAAACCAGTGCTAAAAACGCTACAAACGTTGAACAGGCTTTCATGACGATGGCAGCAGAGATAAAGAACAGGATGGGCCCAGTGACAGCTGCCGCGGACAACAAAACCAATGTGAAAATAAACCCGAGCACACCAGTGAAGCCCTCTGGTGGCGGCTGCTGTTAA